In the Arachis ipaensis cultivar K30076 chromosome B10, Araip1.1, whole genome shotgun sequence genome, one interval contains:
- the LOC110268034 gene encoding replication protein A 70 kDa DNA-binding subunit C-like: MLSIFNRLCLFRIDVIGLLTSVRKEKEYAKEEKIVKMIVLELTSKDLTVRCALFGDYVNQVNHFLASGYVEQPVVVIQLAKVKFFRGQVGLQNVIYATQILFNLDFPEVVEFRQSMIEQGVNGTQPLFIANEGKIVSLEDDFMHLTRKCTIEELQDNNEEGSFIIFGTIQGIVEDGGWWYSACVCGKGIYPQNGAYYCDFCLKYIINVTPRFKIKITVEDHSGEGIFLFFDREASYLLKKSCADLFTELVCGDTYPPLFQGLIGKKLLLNM, translated from the exons ATGCTTTCAATATTTAATAGGTTGTGTTTATTTAGAATAGATGTCATTGGCCTTTTAACTTcagtgaggaaagagaaagaatatgcaaaagaggaaaaaattgtgaaaatgattgTGCTTGAATTAACTTCAAAAGA TCTTACAGTGCGATGTGCATTGTTTGGGGACTATGTTAATCAAGTAAATCATTTCCTTGCTTCTGGCTATGTGGAGCAGCCTGTTGTGGTGATTCAACTTGCTAAAGTCAAGTTCTTTAGGG GTCAAGTAGGCCTTCAAAATGTGATATATGCCACTCAAATATTATTTAATCTTGATTTTCCTGAAGTTGTTGAATTCAGGCAGAG tatgATTGAGCAAGGTGTCAATGGTACCCAACCACTGTTTATTGCAAATGAAGGTAAAATTGTCTCCTTGGAAGATGATTTCATGCATTTAACTAGAAAATGTACTATTGAAGAGCTTCAAGATAACAATGAG GAGGGTTCTTTTATCATTTTTGGTACAATCCAAGGTATTGTTGAGGATGGAGGTTGGTGGTATTCTGCTTGTGTGTGTGGAAAGGGTATCTATCCTCAAAATGGTGCATATTACTGTGATTTTTGTTTGAAGTACATAATTAATGTGACTCCAAG atttaaaattaaaataacagttGAAGATCATAGTGGGGAGggtattttccttttctttgatcGTGAGGCATCTTATTTGCTTAAGAAATCATGTGCTGACTTATTTACCGAG CTTGTATGTGGAGATACTTATCCTCCCCTATTCCAAGGGCTCATTGGAAAGAAGTTACTGCTGAATATGTGA